In Cytophagales bacterium, the following proteins share a genomic window:
- a CDS encoding DUF3185 family protein gives MEIRNRKIVSFWLLVFGYGLIVYGYPAHKSFDIL, from the coding sequence ATAGAAATCAGAAACAGGAAAATAGTTAGTTTTTGGTTGTTAGTTTTTGGTTATGGTTTGATAGTTTATGGTTACCCCGCACATAAATCTTTTGATATATTA